In Pseudomonas sp. R76, one genomic interval encodes:
- a CDS encoding chemotaxis protein CheV has product MAGILDTVDQRTQLVGENRLEILMFRLAGRQLFAINVFKVQEVLQLPKLTLMPQRHPFVCGVVNLRGQTLPVIDLSQAIGMRPLVPGPNSTIIVTEYNRSVQAFLVGGVDRIVNMNWEAILPPPASAGRQHYLTAISKVDDQLVEIIDVEKVLAEIVPYNAKVSREKLEDPVLERARGREVLLVDDSNVALSQLRDTLGQLGVKMHIASDGLKALNMLKAWADSGQVMTDKLLMIFTDAEMPEMDGYRLTTEIRNDPRLRGLYVVLHTSLSGSFNDSMVKKVGCDNFLSKFQPDKLVDVVRQRLMLDEVPA; this is encoded by the coding sequence ATGGCCGGCATTCTCGACACGGTAGATCAACGCACGCAACTGGTGGGTGAGAATCGCCTGGAGATTCTTATGTTTCGCCTGGCCGGGCGGCAGTTGTTCGCGATCAACGTGTTCAAGGTGCAGGAGGTCCTGCAACTGCCTAAGCTGACGCTGATGCCCCAGCGCCACCCGTTCGTGTGCGGCGTGGTCAACCTGCGCGGCCAGACCCTGCCGGTGATCGACCTGTCCCAGGCCATCGGCATGCGCCCGCTGGTGCCAGGCCCCAACAGCACGATTATCGTCACCGAGTACAACCGCTCGGTGCAGGCGTTTCTGGTGGGCGGCGTAGACCGCATCGTCAACATGAACTGGGAAGCCATCCTGCCGCCACCGGCCAGCGCCGGGCGCCAGCATTACCTCACGGCGATCAGCAAGGTCGATGACCAGTTGGTGGAAATCATCGACGTGGAAAAAGTCCTCGCCGAAATCGTGCCGTACAACGCCAAGGTCTCCCGGGAAAAACTCGAAGACCCGGTGCTGGAACGCGCCCGTGGTCGCGAAGTGCTGCTGGTGGACGACTCCAATGTGGCGCTGTCGCAGCTGCGCGACACCCTGGGGCAGCTCGGCGTGAAGATGCACATCGCCAGCGACGGCCTCAAGGCACTGAACATGCTCAAGGCCTGGGCCGACAGCGGCCAGGTGATGACCGACAAACTGCTGATGATCTTCACCGACGCCGAAATGCCCGAGATGGACGGCTACCGCCTGACCACCGAAATCCGCAACGACCCACGCTTGCGTGGGTTGTACGTAGTGCTGCACACCTCGCTGTCGGGCAGCTTCAACGACTCGATGGTGAAAAAGGTTGGCTGCGATAACTTCCTGTCCAAATTCCAGCCCGACAAGCTGGTGGACGTGGTGCGTCAACGCCTGATGCTGGACGAAGTGCCCGCCTGA
- a CDS encoding acyclic terpene utilization AtuA family protein — protein sequence MSKTVRIGCASAFWGDTCTAAAQLVHGGALDYLVFDYLAEVTMSILAGARMKDPQAGYATDFVDVLTPLLGDIQRQGIRVISNAGGINPQACAAALQAACDKASIPLKIAVLLGDDLQPQLKHLHGVSDMFNGAPLPPMCVSANAYLGAPGIAKALELGADIVITGRVVDSAVVSAALVHEFSWSWQDYDRLAQAALAGHIIECGAQCTGGNFTDWRDVPDYEHIGFPIVEVSADGQFTVNKVDGSGGLISELSVAEQLLYEIGDPRAYLLPDVICDFSQVKLQQQGKHSVRLHGAKGLPPTDQYKVSATYPDGFRCTASCLIAGIDAVAKAERVSQAIINKTSELFSQRGWAPYTEVNIELLGSEATYGAHAQRQDCREVVVKLAVRHPSKQALVLFAREIAQAATGMAPGLTGIVGGRPTVYPLIRLFSFLIDKSSCEPVVDFQGQRHAIELPTATPPATPAAPIDPPKPQGRADASVPLVKLAVARSGDKGNHSNIGVIARHPDYLPWIAEVLTPEVIVDWMSHVLDPLHGRVERWYLPGSHSLNFLLENALGGGGIASLRIDPQGKAFAQQLLEIPIAVPQHIADQLT from the coding sequence ATGAGCAAGACGGTTCGTATCGGCTGCGCCAGCGCCTTCTGGGGTGATACCTGCACGGCTGCCGCCCAATTGGTGCACGGCGGCGCGCTGGATTACCTGGTATTCGACTATTTGGCGGAAGTCACCATGTCGATCCTCGCCGGTGCGCGGATGAAAGATCCCCAGGCCGGCTACGCCACGGACTTCGTCGACGTGCTCACGCCGTTGCTGGGCGACATCCAGCGCCAAGGCATCCGCGTGATCAGCAATGCCGGCGGCATCAACCCACAGGCCTGCGCCGCCGCGCTGCAAGCAGCCTGCGACAAGGCGAGCATCCCGCTGAAAATCGCCGTACTGCTCGGCGATGACCTGCAACCACAACTCAAACACCTGCACGGCGTCAGCGACATGTTCAACGGCGCGCCGCTGCCGCCGATGTGCGTGTCCGCCAACGCCTACCTCGGCGCGCCAGGCATTGCCAAGGCACTTGAGCTGGGCGCCGACATCGTCATCACCGGCCGCGTGGTCGACAGCGCCGTGGTCAGCGCGGCCTTGGTGCATGAATTCAGCTGGTCATGGCAGGACTATGACCGCCTCGCCCAGGCCGCATTGGCCGGGCATATCATCGAATGCGGCGCGCAGTGCACGGGCGGCAACTTCACCGATTGGCGCGACGTGCCGGACTACGAGCACATCGGTTTTCCCATCGTCGAGGTCAGCGCCGACGGCCAGTTCACCGTCAACAAGGTCGACGGCAGCGGCGGGCTGATCAGCGAACTCAGCGTGGCCGAACAGCTGCTGTATGAAATTGGCGACCCGCGCGCCTACCTGTTGCCCGACGTGATCTGCGATTTCAGCCAGGTCAAATTGCAGCAGCAAGGCAAACACAGCGTGCGCCTGCATGGCGCCAAGGGTTTGCCGCCCACCGACCAGTACAAGGTCAGCGCCACCTACCCGGACGGTTTCCGCTGCACCGCCAGTTGCCTGATCGCCGGGATTGACGCCGTGGCCAAGGCCGAGCGCGTCAGCCAGGCCATCATCAACAAGACCTCGGAGCTGTTCAGCCAACGGGGCTGGGCGCCTTACACCGAGGTGAACATCGAATTGCTCGGCAGCGAAGCCACCTACGGCGCCCACGCCCAGCGCCAGGATTGCCGCGAAGTGGTGGTGAAACTCGCGGTGCGACATCCAAGCAAACAGGCGCTGGTGCTGTTCGCCCGCGAGATCGCCCAGGCGGCGACCGGCATGGCGCCCGGCTTGACCGGCATCGTCGGCGGGCGGCCAACGGTGTATCCGCTGATTCGGCTGTTTTCGTTCCTGATCGATAAATCTTCCTGCGAGCCGGTGGTCGACTTCCAAGGCCAGCGTCACGCCATTGAACTGCCCACCGCTACGCCACCGGCCACCCCGGCCGCGCCGATTGACCCGCCCAAGCCCCAAGGCCGCGCCGACGCCAGCGTGCCGCTGGTGAAACTGGCCGTGGCGCGCTCCGGCGACAAGGGCAACCACAGCAATATCGGCGTGATCGCCCGCCATCCCGACTACTTGCCGTGGATCGCCGAAGTGCTGACCCCGGAAGTGATCGTCGACTGGATGAGCCACGTGCTCGACCCCCTCCACGGCCGCGTCGAACGCTGGTACTTGCCCGGCAGCCACAGCCTGAATTTCCTGCTGGAAAACGCCCTGGGCGGCGGCGGCATCGCCAGCCTGCGCATCGACCCGCAAGGCAAAGCCTTCGCCCAGCAACTGCTGGAAATCCCCATCGCCGTGCCGCAACACATCGCCGATCAACTCACATAA
- a CDS encoding SDR family oxidoreductase, whose product MAFDSIFKADLFQGQTVIVTGGGSGIGRCTAHELAALGARVIVVGRKPEKLQKVAAEIAEDGGTAHWQACDIRDEEAVKALVTQIIHAHGPIHGLVNNAGGQYPSPLASINQKGFETVLRTNLVGGFLVAREVFNQSMSKHGGAIVNMLADMWGGMPGMGHSGAARSGMDNFTKTAAFEWGYAGVRVNAVAPGWIASSGMDTYEGAFKAVIPTLREHVPLKRIGTESEVSAAIVFLLSPAAAFVSGSTLRIDGAASLGSRAWPLQKPHSPSEPFNGFHRAYLPDVLKAEH is encoded by the coding sequence GTGGCCTTCGACTCAATTTTCAAAGCCGACCTGTTCCAGGGGCAAACCGTGATCGTCACCGGCGGTGGCAGTGGCATTGGCCGCTGCACCGCGCATGAGCTGGCGGCCCTCGGCGCCCGTGTGATTGTGGTGGGACGCAAGCCGGAAAAGCTGCAAAAGGTAGCAGCGGAAATTGCCGAAGACGGCGGCACGGCGCACTGGCAGGCCTGCGATATTCGCGATGAAGAGGCGGTTAAGGCGCTGGTCACACAGATCATCCACGCACACGGGCCGATCCACGGCCTGGTGAATAACGCCGGCGGCCAATACCCGTCGCCCCTGGCCTCGATCAATCAAAAGGGCTTTGAAACCGTGCTGCGCACCAACCTGGTCGGCGGTTTCCTGGTGGCACGGGAAGTGTTCAACCAGTCGATGAGCAAACACGGCGGCGCCATCGTCAACATGCTTGCGGACATGTGGGGCGGCATGCCCGGCATGGGCCACTCGGGCGCGGCGCGTTCGGGCATGGACAATTTCACCAAGACCGCCGCCTTCGAATGGGGTTACGCCGGCGTGCGCGTCAACGCCGTGGCGCCGGGCTGGATTGCCTCCAGCGGCATGGACACCTACGAAGGCGCATTCAAGGCGGTGATCCCAACCTTGCGCGAACACGTGCCGCTCAAGCGTATCGGCACTGAATCGGAAGTCAGCGCGGCCATCGTGTTTCTGCTCAGCCCCGCCGCCGCCTTCGTCAGCGGCAGCACCTTGCGCATCGACGGCGCCGCCAGCCTGGGCAGCCGCGCCTGGCCCTTGCAAAAACCCCACTCGCCGAGCGAGCCGTTCAATGGTTTCCACCGCGCGTACTTGCCCGATGTGCTCAAGGCGGAGCACTAA
- the ppnP gene encoding pyrimidine/purine nucleoside phosphorylase: MFKVNEYFDGTVKSIAFGTAEGPATIGVMAPGEYEFGTAQREIMHVVSGALSVKLPDASEWETFAAGSQFNVPANSKFQLKVAVDTAYLCEYRG, from the coding sequence ATGTTTAAAGTCAACGAATACTTTGACGGCACCGTCAAGTCGATCGCTTTCGGCACCGCAGAAGGTCCGGCGACCATTGGCGTAATGGCCCCGGGTGAATACGAATTCGGCACCGCCCAGCGTGAAATCATGCACGTGGTGTCTGGCGCGCTGAGCGTGAAACTGCCGGACGCCAGCGAGTGGGAAACCTTCGCTGCCGGCAGCCAGTTCAACGTGCCGGCCAACAGCAAGTTCCAGCTGAAGGTCGCCGTAGATACCGCTTACCTGTGCGAATACCGCGGCTGA
- a CDS encoding exonuclease domain-containing protein has protein sequence MPHWLIIDLEATTDEGGWPVTEMEVIEIGASLVNRQGRELDHFQRFVRPLRRPLLTPFCRQLTHITQANIDGAAAMTEVWPLFERWLGQHHARLEGWASWGDYDRQQLELEWQRHGLASALAHTPHVNLKQRFAKARRLDKPLGLNGALQLAGMQFHGQQHRALEDARNTARLLPLILPV, from the coding sequence ATGCCTCATTGGCTGATTATTGACCTTGAAGCCACAACGGATGAAGGCGGCTGGCCCGTGACGGAGATGGAAGTCATCGAGATCGGCGCGAGCCTGGTCAACCGCCAGGGCCGCGAGTTGGATCACTTCCAGCGCTTTGTGCGGCCGCTGCGTCGGCCGTTGCTGACGCCCTTCTGCCGGCAACTCACGCATATCACCCAGGCCAACATCGACGGCGCGGCAGCGATGACCGAGGTGTGGCCGTTGTTCGAACGCTGGTTGGGCCAGCATCACGCGCGCCTGGAAGGCTGGGCCAGCTGGGGTGACTACGACCGCCAGCAGCTTGAGCTTGAATGGCAACGCCATGGCCTGGCCAGCGCGCTTGCGCACACGCCGCATGTGAACCTCAAGCAGCGTTTCGCCAAGGCCCGGCGCCTGGACAAGCCGCTGGGGCTCAACGGCGCCCTGCAATTGGCGGGGATGCAGTTCCATGGCCAGCAACACCGGGCGCTGGAAGATGCGCGCAACACCGCACGCCTGTTGCCATTGATTCTGCCGGTCTAG
- a CDS encoding acetyl/propionyl/methylcrotonyl-CoA carboxylase subunit alpha: protein MSNFSKILIANRGEIACRIQRTAQALGYRTVAVYSDADAQALHVQMADEAINIGPAPVNQSYLNIPAILEAALKTGADAIHPGYGFLSENPDFALACQRAGLTFIGPGPDAIKLMGSKRLSKLAMLDAGVPCIAGYQGSAQDDATLQQEAERIGYPLMIKASAGGGGRGMRLVHGSGQLLDQLRTARSEAMNAFGSDELILEQALIAPRHVEIQVFGDSHGNLIYLGERDCSLQRRHQKVIEEAPCPVMTAELRQAMGEAALKAGRAVNYVGAGTVEFLLDRSGRFYFLEMNTRLQVEHPVTELITGLDLVAWQLHIAAGQPLPLTQADVTLSGHAMEVRLYAEDPAQGFLPQTGDVLRWEPAAGVRVDHGVLEGQRISPFYDAMLGKIIAHGATREEARRKLLRAVEDTVLLGVTTNQRLLADLLKHPDFIAGDFSTGLIAEHFNEIPRQAATDEQIALAAALFYHHSASAHRQGLAGWRNNASTAWTYRLEINEAVHEVAVSVLANDHLLANGIDISHLSSDGRWATVVINGIRRRSAYHLDDTQLWLPGVKVINRTQQVASCQAEVASGSVKAPMDGAIVDVRVSTGERVTRGQLLLVLEAMKMEHPLTAGIDGVITGVQVSAGDQVRNRQMLLEIEKA, encoded by the coding sequence ATGTCCAATTTCAGCAAAATCCTGATCGCCAACCGCGGCGAAATCGCCTGCCGTATCCAGCGCACCGCCCAGGCCCTGGGCTACCGCACCGTGGCGGTCTACAGCGACGCCGACGCCCAGGCCCTGCATGTGCAAATGGCCGACGAGGCCATCAACATCGGCCCGGCCCCCGTCAACCAGTCGTACCTGAACATCCCGGCCATCCTCGAAGCCGCGCTGAAAACCGGCGCCGACGCCATCCACCCTGGTTATGGTTTTCTCTCCGAAAACCCCGACTTCGCCCTGGCCTGCCAACGCGCGGGGCTCACCTTCATCGGCCCTGGCCCCGACGCGATCAAGCTGATGGGCAGCAAGCGCCTGTCCAAACTCGCCATGCTCGACGCTGGCGTGCCGTGCATCGCCGGCTACCAAGGCAGCGCTCAGGACGACGCTACTTTGCAACAGGAGGCCGAGCGCATCGGCTACCCGTTGATGATCAAGGCCAGTGCTGGCGGTGGCGGTCGCGGTATGCGCCTGGTGCACGGCAGCGGCCAACTGCTCGACCAACTGCGCACCGCGCGTTCCGAGGCCATGAACGCCTTCGGCAGTGACGAACTGATCCTCGAACAAGCGCTGATCGCGCCGCGCCATGTCGAAATTCAAGTGTTTGGCGACAGCCACGGCAACCTCATCTACTTGGGCGAACGCGACTGTTCACTCCAGCGCCGCCATCAAAAAGTCATCGAGGAAGCGCCCTGCCCGGTGATGACAGCCGAGCTGCGCCAGGCCATGGGCGAAGCCGCGCTCAAGGCCGGGCGCGCCGTCAACTATGTCGGCGCCGGCACCGTGGAATTTTTGCTCGACCGCAGTGGCCGCTTCTATTTCCTGGAAATGAACACCCGCCTGCAAGTCGAACATCCCGTCACCGAGCTGATTACCGGCCTCGACCTGGTGGCCTGGCAACTGCACATCGCCGCCGGCCAGCCGCTGCCGCTGACACAGGCCGACGTAACGCTGAGTGGCCACGCCATGGAAGTGCGCCTGTACGCCGAGGACCCGGCCCAGGGCTTTCTGCCGCAAACCGGTGACGTGCTGCGCTGGGAGCCCGCCGCTGGCGTGCGGGTTGACCATGGCGTACTTGAAGGCCAGCGCATCAGCCCGTTCTACGACGCCATGCTCGGCAAGATCATCGCCCACGGCGCCACCCGCGAAGAGGCGCGGCGCAAACTGCTGCGGGCGGTGGAAGATACTGTGTTGCTGGGCGTGACGACCAACCAGCGCTTGCTGGCCGACCTGCTCAAACACCCGGATTTTATCGCCGGCGATTTCAGCACCGGACTCATCGCCGAACACTTCAATGAAATCCCGCGCCAGGCAGCAACGGACGAACAGATCGCCTTGGCCGCCGCGCTGTTTTATCACCACAGCGCCAGCGCTCACCGCCAGGGTTTAGCCGGCTGGCGCAACAACGCCAGCACGGCGTGGACCTACCGCCTGGAGATTAACGAGGCGGTCCACGAGGTTGCCGTCAGCGTTCTGGCAAACGACCATCTGCTGGCCAACGGCATCGATATCAGCCACCTCAGCAGCGACGGCCGCTGGGCGACCGTGGTCATCAACGGTATCCGCCGCCGCAGCGCCTATCACCTCGACGACACCCAGCTCTGGCTGCCCGGCGTGAAGGTCATCAACCGTACCCAGCAAGTCGCCAGCTGCCAGGCCGAGGTTGCCAGCGGCAGCGTCAAGGCGCCGATGGACGGTGCGATTGTCGATGTACGGGTGAGCACCGGTGAGCGCGTCACCAGAGGTCAATTGCTGCTGGTACTTGAAGCGATGAAAATGGAGCACCCGTTGACGGCCGGGATAGATGGCGTGATCACAGGCGTGCAGGTGAGCGCCGGCGATCAGGTGCGTAATCGCCAGATGTTGCTGGAGATTGAAAAGGCCTAG
- a CDS encoding enoyl-CoA hydratase/isomerase family protein, with the protein MNTLLLEPHNGVLHITLNRPASRNAMSLEMVNELRTVLAQLDSQVRALVISGADGHFCAGADVKDMITAGDQLQALNRVFGTLLQEVEAVPQVVIVVLQGAVLGGGFGLACVSDIAIADHQAKFGLPETSLGLLPAQIAPFVVKRIGLTQARRLALTAARFDGVEAQRLGVVHFVEADAQALAERLDEVLGQVLRCAPGANGRTKALLLASVDEPLEQVLDRGAQWFAEAVTGMEGIEGTQAFVQKRKPSWCK; encoded by the coding sequence ATGAACACCTTGCTGCTCGAACCGCATAACGGCGTGCTGCACATCACCCTCAACCGCCCGGCCAGCCGCAATGCCATGAGCCTGGAGATGGTCAACGAACTGCGCACGGTTTTGGCGCAGCTCGACAGCCAGGTGCGCGCGCTGGTGATCAGCGGCGCCGACGGGCACTTCTGCGCCGGGGCGGATGTGAAGGACATGATCACCGCGGGCGACCAGTTGCAGGCCTTGAACCGCGTATTTGGCACCTTGCTGCAAGAAGTCGAGGCCGTGCCGCAGGTGGTGATCGTGGTGCTGCAAGGCGCGGTGCTGGGCGGCGGGTTCGGGTTGGCGTGTGTGAGTGATATTGCGATTGCCGACCATCAGGCGAAGTTCGGCTTGCCGGAAACCAGCCTGGGGTTGTTGCCGGCGCAGATTGCGCCGTTTGTAGTCAAGCGGATCGGCTTGACCCAGGCACGGCGGCTGGCGCTGACGGCGGCGCGGTTTGATGGGGTTGAGGCGCAGCGGTTGGGCGTGGTGCATTTTGTCGAGGCCGATGCGCAGGCGTTGGCGGAGCGGTTGGATGAGGTGCTGGGGCAAGTATTGCGCTGTGCGCCGGGGGCGAATGGGCGGACTAAAGCGCTGTTGCTCGCCAGTGTTGATGAGCCGCTTGAGCAGGTATTGGATCGAGGGGCGCAGTGGTTTGCCGAGGCGGTGACGGGTATGGAAGGGATTGAGGGGACTCAGGCTTTTGTGCAGAAGCGTAAGCCGAGTTGGTGCAAGTGA
- a CDS encoding MOSC domain-containing protein, whose translation MLRLSALYRYPLKSGKAETLQHIGLDKLGLAGDRRWMLVDEASGRFLTQRAVAKMSQLSALWNSAGGLTLSSPGHPTLDVPLPGNDAELRGVTIWRDTLRVPDAGDAAAAWVSEFIGKPTRLVQMPLARARTTEAGFGNDDDQVAFADGYPLLLIGQGSLDDLSRQVGRPMEMLRFRPNLVIEGADAFAEDGWKRLRIGDVEFRVVKPCSRCILTTIDPATGERSADREPFATLDAYRKTENGAMFGQNLVNDGVGRLEVGMPVTILE comes from the coding sequence ATGCTTCGTCTCAGCGCGTTGTACCGTTACCCCTTGAAGTCCGGCAAGGCCGAGACCTTGCAGCACATCGGCCTGGATAAACTCGGGCTGGCGGGGGATCGACGCTGGATGTTGGTGGACGAAGCCAGCGGACGATTTCTGACGCAGCGCGCAGTGGCGAAGATGAGCCAGTTGTCGGCGTTATGGAACAGTGCCGGCGGCTTGACCCTGAGTTCGCCCGGCCACCCGACGCTGGACGTGCCCTTGCCCGGCAATGACGCCGAGTTGCGCGGCGTGACCATCTGGCGTGACACCCTGCGCGTACCGGACGCCGGCGATGCCGCCGCTGCCTGGGTCAGCGAGTTTATCGGCAAGCCCACGCGGCTGGTGCAGATGCCGCTTGCGCGCGCGCGTACCACCGAGGCCGGTTTCGGCAATGATGATGACCAAGTGGCGTTTGCCGACGGTTACCCGCTGTTGCTGATCGGCCAGGGCTCCCTGGACGATCTGTCCCGGCAGGTGGGCCGGCCCATGGAAATGTTGCGTTTTCGTCCCAATCTGGTGATCGAAGGCGCTGACGCATTCGCCGAAGACGGCTGGAAGCGCCTGCGTATTGGCGATGTCGAGTTCCGCGTGGTCAAGCCATGTTCACGCTGCATTCTCACCACCATCGACCCCGCCACCGGCGAGCGCAGTGCTGACCGCGAACCTTTCGCCACGCTCGATGCGTACCGCAAGACGGAGAACGGCGCGATGTTCGGCCAGAACCTGGTCAACGATGGCGTCGGGCGCCTGGAAGTCGGCATGCCGGTGACCATTCTTGAGTAA
- the atuD gene encoding citronellyl-CoA dehydrogenase, which produces MIFTQEHQELRRTVRAFVDREINPHVDEWEKAGRFPIHEIFRKAGDLGLLGISKPEKFGGMGLDYSYSVVAAEEFGSIRCGGIPMSIGVQTDMCTPALARFGSDELRDEFLRPAISGEQVGCIGVSETGAGSDVAGLKTHARKDGDDYVINGSKMWITNSPSADFICLLANTSDDKPHINKSLIMVPMNTPGISVSPPLEKLGMHSSETAQVFFDGVRVPQRNRIGHEGAGFMMQMLQFQEERLFGAANMIKGLEYCIDSTIDYCKERQTFGKALIDNQVIHFRLAELATEIECLRALVYQATEQYIKGQDVTRLASMAKLKAGRLGREVSDSCLQYWGGMGFMWDNPVARAYRDVRLVSIGGGADEIMLGIICKLMGTLPGKKS; this is translated from the coding sequence ATGATCTTCACCCAGGAACACCAGGAACTGCGCCGCACCGTTCGCGCCTTCGTCGACCGTGAGATCAACCCACACGTCGATGAATGGGAAAAAGCCGGGCGTTTTCCCATCCACGAGATCTTCCGCAAGGCCGGCGACCTCGGCCTGCTGGGCATTTCCAAGCCGGAGAAATTCGGCGGCATGGGCCTGGACTACAGCTATTCCGTAGTCGCCGCCGAAGAGTTCGGCAGCATTCGCTGTGGCGGCATCCCCATGTCCATCGGCGTACAGACCGACATGTGCACCCCCGCCCTCGCCCGCTTCGGCAGCGATGAACTGCGCGACGAGTTCCTGCGCCCGGCCATCAGCGGCGAGCAAGTGGGCTGCATCGGCGTCTCGGAAACCGGCGCTGGCTCCGACGTGGCCGGGCTGAAAACCCATGCGCGCAAAGACGGCGACGACTATGTGATCAACGGCAGCAAAATGTGGATCACCAACTCGCCCAGCGCCGACTTCATTTGCCTGCTGGCCAACACCTCCGACGACAAGCCGCACATCAACAAGTCGCTGATCATGGTGCCGATGAACACGCCCGGCATCAGCGTCAGCCCGCCGCTGGAAAAACTCGGCATGCACAGCTCCGAGACCGCCCAGGTGTTCTTCGACGGCGTACGCGTGCCGCAGCGCAATCGCATCGGCCACGAAGGCGCGGGGTTCATGATGCAGATGCTGCAGTTCCAGGAAGAACGCCTGTTCGGCGCCGCCAACATGATCAAGGGCCTGGAGTACTGCATCGACAGCACCATCGACTACTGCAAGGAGCGCCAGACCTTCGGCAAGGCGCTGATCGACAACCAGGTCATCCACTTTCGCCTGGCCGAATTGGCCACTGAAATCGAATGCCTGCGCGCGCTGGTCTACCAGGCCACCGAGCAATACATCAAAGGCCAGGACGTGACTCGCCTGGCCTCCATGGCCAAGCTCAAGGCCGGGCGCCTGGGCCGCGAAGTCAGCGACAGCTGCCTGCAATACTGGGGCGGCATGGGCTTCATGTGGGACAACCCGGTGGCCCGCGCCTATCGCGACGTGCGGCTGGTGTCGATTGGCGGCGGCGCCGACGAAATCATGCTGGGCATCATCTGCAAACTGATGGGCACGCTGCCGGGGAAAAAATCATGA
- a CDS encoding acyl-CoA carboxylase subunit beta: MPVIESLIDAHSAPYAQNREAMLASIQQLRQLEHALLAKAQEAKAKFDKRGQLLPRERLNLLLDPGAPFLELASLAGYKLHDDKDGSAAGGGLIAGIGYVSGVRMLVVANNSAIKGGTISPTGLKKSLRLQQIAMENKLPVVTLAESGGANLNYAAEIFVEGARSFANQARMSAMGLPQITVVHGSATAGGAYQPGLSDYVVVVRGKAKLFLAGPPLLKAATGEVATDEELGGAEMHAQTAGTAEYLAENDADGVRIVREIVSLLPWDERLPTAPERDYKEPLYPIEELLGLIPDDPKKPYDVREILARLADGSNFLEFKGEFDAHTVCGHVQIQGRAVGVIGNNGPITPKGASKAAQFIQLCDQSRTPLLFLHNTTGFMVGTESEQQGVIKRGAKMIQAVANARVPKLTIVVGGSYGAGNYAMCGRGLDPRFIFAWPNSRTAVMGGAQAGKVLRIVTEAKQLKDGLVPDPKVLDMLEQVTAQKLDSQSTALYGSANLWDDGLIDPRDTRTLLGLLLDICHAAEVRQLQPNSFGIAR; the protein is encoded by the coding sequence ATGCCGGTAATTGAAAGTTTGATCGACGCGCACAGCGCGCCATACGCCCAGAACCGCGAAGCCATGCTGGCCAGCATCCAGCAGCTGCGCCAACTCGAACACGCCCTGCTCGCCAAGGCCCAGGAGGCCAAAGCCAAGTTCGACAAACGCGGCCAACTGCTGCCCCGCGAACGCCTCAACCTGCTGCTCGACCCTGGCGCGCCGTTCCTGGAACTGGCGAGCCTGGCCGGCTACAAACTCCACGATGACAAAGACGGCAGCGCAGCCGGTGGCGGCTTGATCGCCGGCATCGGTTACGTCAGCGGCGTGCGCATGCTGGTGGTGGCCAATAACAGCGCGATCAAGGGCGGCACGATTTCCCCCACCGGCTTGAAAAAATCCCTGCGCCTGCAACAGATCGCCATGGAAAACAAACTGCCGGTGGTGACACTCGCCGAAAGCGGCGGCGCCAACCTCAACTATGCCGCCGAGATTTTCGTCGAAGGCGCGCGCAGCTTTGCCAACCAGGCGCGCATGTCGGCCATGGGCTTGCCGCAAATCACCGTGGTGCACGGCTCGGCCACGGCGGGCGGCGCCTATCAGCCGGGGCTGTCGGATTACGTGGTGGTGGTGCGCGGCAAGGCCAAGCTGTTCCTCGCCGGGCCGCCGCTGCTCAAGGCCGCTACCGGCGAAGTGGCGACCGACGAAGAACTGGGCGGCGCCGAGATGCACGCGCAAACCGCCGGCACCGCCGAATACCTGGCGGAAAACGATGCCGACGGCGTGCGCATCGTGCGTGAAATCGTCAGCCTGTTGCCCTGGGATGAGCGCCTGCCGACAGCGCCCGAACGCGATTACAAAGAGCCGCTGTATCCCATCGAAGAGCTGCTGGGGCTGATTCCCGACGACCCGAAAAAACCCTACGACGTGCGCGAAATCCTCGCGCGCCTGGCCGACGGCTCCAACTTCCTCGAATTCAAGGGCGAGTTCGATGCCCACACCGTCTGCGGCCATGTGCAGATTCAAGGCCGCGCCGTCGGTGTGATCGGCAACAACGGCCCGATCACGCCCAAAGGCGCGAGCAAGGCCGCGCAGTTTATCCAGCTGTGCGACCAGAGCCGCACGCCGCTGCTGTTCCTGCACAACACCACCGGTTTCATGGTGGGCACCGAGTCGGAGCAACAGGGTGTGATCAAGCGCGGTGCGAAGATGATCCAGGCGGTGGCCAATGCCCGCGTGCCTAAACTCACGATTGTGGTCGGCGGCTCCTACGGCGCCGGCAACTATGCGATGTGCGGCCGTGGTCTGGACCCGCGCTTTATCTTCGCCTGGCCCAACAGCCGCACGGCGGTGATGGGCGGCGCGCAAGCGGGCAAAGTGCTGCGCATCGTCACCGAGGCCAAGCAATTGAAGGACGGTTTGGTGCCCGACCCCAAGGTGCTCGACATGCTCGAACAGGTCACCGCGCAGAAGCTCGACAGCCAGTCCACCGCCTTGTACGGCAGCGCAAACCTGTGGGACGACGGGCTGATTGACCCACGCGATACCCGCACGCTGCTGGGTTTGCTGCTGGATATCTGCCATGCGGCCGAGGTGCGGCAGTTGCAACCCAACAGCTTCGGCATAGCGCGCTGA